A genome region from Megalobrama amblycephala isolate DHTTF-2021 linkage group LG18, ASM1881202v1, whole genome shotgun sequence includes the following:
- the LOC125253592 gene encoding uncharacterized protein LOC125253592 isoform X2 yields the protein MEAYEEVKDIIKKKGNTATVIKQREKAWQSIADRLNALNMNGPKRTWQQVKIKYKNILQNAVKKNTHRQGTGGGSPKADLTPAEDMALELNKGRPVLEGIPGGKETSIGSSQDATRFIQVSGSTVFLLEPPAQAPDDADPGESPSAAATAHDGDDDEEETISVDSRRHEDPDAIQWENQPGNISSQAIRKLYGNHLRRQIELADIDIQYKKKKIENLALESEIKKRTIRKLDLEIKKLERELQEDDTAQNKN from the exons ATGGAGGCATACGAGGAGGTAAAAGATATAATTAAGAAGAAAGGCAACACCGCCACAGTGATAAAGCAAAGAGAAAAAGCGTGGCAAAGTATTGCAGACCGCCTGAATGC ATTAAACATGAACGGGCCAAAACGGACATGGCAGCAGGTCAAAATCAAATACAAGAACATTCTGCAGAATG CAGTGAAAAAGAATACCCACAGACAAGGCACGGGTGGTGGGTCACCAAAGGCTGACCTTACCCCAGCAGAGGACATGGCCTTGGAGCTAAATAAAGGCAGGCCCGTCTTAGAGGGGATCCCTGGGGGGAAAGAGACGAGCATAGGTTCCTCCCAAGATGCCACCCGCTTCATTCAAG TGTCTGGCAGCACTGTGTTCCTGTTAGAGCCACCAGCACAAGCACCAGACGATGCTGATCCA GGTGAAAGCCCCAGTGCAGCAGCAACAGCACATGATGGAGACGATGATGAGGAGGAGACCATCTCTGTGGATTCCAGAAGGCATGAG GACCCAGATGCTATACAGTGGGAAAACCAGCCTGGCAACATA AGCTCACAAGCTATCAGAAAGTTGTATGGCAACCACCTCCGGCGCCAAATAGAACTGGCAGACATAGACATTCAGTACAAGAAGAAAAAGATAGAAAATCTTGCACTGGAGTCCGAAATAAAAAAGAGGACAATTAGGAAACTGGACcttgaaataaaaaaacttgAGAGGGAG CTCCAAGAAGATGACACagctcaaaataaaaattag
- the LOC125253592 gene encoding uncharacterized protein LOC125253592 isoform X1, protein MEAYEEVKDIIKKKGNTATVIKQREKAWQSIADRLNALNMNGPKRTWQQVKIKYKNILQNAVKKNTHRQGTGGGSPKADLTPAEDMALELNKGRPVLEGIPGGKETSIGSSQDATRFIQVSGSTVFLLEPPAQAPDDADPGESPSAAATAHDGDDDEEETISVDSRRHEDPDAIQWENQPGNISSQAIRKLYGNHLRRQIELADIDIQYKKKKIENLALESEIKKRTIRKLDLEIKKLEREVRYAFNVHCMLTVTQMY, encoded by the exons ATGGAGGCATACGAGGAGGTAAAAGATATAATTAAGAAGAAAGGCAACACCGCCACAGTGATAAAGCAAAGAGAAAAAGCGTGGCAAAGTATTGCAGACCGCCTGAATGC ATTAAACATGAACGGGCCAAAACGGACATGGCAGCAGGTCAAAATCAAATACAAGAACATTCTGCAGAATG CAGTGAAAAAGAATACCCACAGACAAGGCACGGGTGGTGGGTCACCAAAGGCTGACCTTACCCCAGCAGAGGACATGGCCTTGGAGCTAAATAAAGGCAGGCCCGTCTTAGAGGGGATCCCTGGGGGGAAAGAGACGAGCATAGGTTCCTCCCAAGATGCCACCCGCTTCATTCAAG TGTCTGGCAGCACTGTGTTCCTGTTAGAGCCACCAGCACAAGCACCAGACGATGCTGATCCA GGTGAAAGCCCCAGTGCAGCAGCAACAGCACATGATGGAGACGATGATGAGGAGGAGACCATCTCTGTGGATTCCAGAAGGCATGAG GACCCAGATGCTATACAGTGGGAAAACCAGCCTGGCAACATA AGCTCACAAGCTATCAGAAAGTTGTATGGCAACCACCTCCGGCGCCAAATAGAACTGGCAGACATAGACATTCAGTACAAGAAGAAAAAGATAGAAAATCTTGCACTGGAGTCCGAAATAAAAAAGAGGACAATTAGGAAACTGGACcttgaaataaaaaaacttgAGAGGGAGGTGAGATATGCCTTCAATGTACACTGTATGCTAACTGTAACACAAATgtattaa
- the LOC125253298 gene encoding putative nuclease HARBI1 yields the protein FADLDLPFAFLFRALVLRRAFRRERVFRDRLDPLAFPDDHLYERYRFSADGIRYLCRLLGPRIKHRTARSHALSVEQMVCVALRFFASGAFLYSVGDAEQLNKATICRTIRSVCLAIKALADVFISFPGHRRLCDMKEEFYRIAGFPNVIGAVDCTHIRIKAPSGAHEADFVNRKSFHSINVQMVCNADCVISNVVAKWPGSVHDSRIFRASEIYQCLSQGEFSGVLLGDRGYGCQPFLLTPFTDPQEAQQAYNHAHARTRARVEMTFGLLKARFHCLHKLRVNPVRACDITVACAVLHNVACLRKERAPRVPPAMDWDNPAIFPDDDSGRLLRDQYVLNYFS from the exons TTTGCTGACTTGGATCTTCCTTTTGCCTTTCTGTTCCGTGCACTTGTGCTGAGGAGAGCCTTCAGGCGAGAAAGGGTCTTCAGGGACCGGTTGGACCCACTGGCCTTCCCTGATGACCATCTATATGAAAGATACAGGTTTTCTGCAGATGGCATCAGGTATCTATGCAGACTACTGGGTCCCAGGATTAAGCACCGCACTGCACGGAGCCATGCACTGAGTGTGGAGCAAATGGTTTGTGTGGCCTTGCGCTTTTTTGCTAGTGGAGCCTTCCTGTACTCAGTGGGGGATGCAGAACAGCTGAACAAGGCCACAATTTGCCGCACAATAAGGAGTGTGTGTCTGGCTATCAAAGCATTAGCAGATGTCTTCATCTCCTTCCCTGGCCACAGAAGACTCTGTGACATGAAAGAGGAGTTCTATAGGATTGCAG GTTTCCCCAATGTCATTGGTGCAGTGGACTGCACACACATAAGGATAAAAGCCCCCTCAGGTGCCCATGAGGCCGATTTTGTGAATAGGAAATCCTTTCACAGCATTAATGTTCAG ATGGTCTGCAATGCTGACTGTGTGATCAGCAATGTTGTGGCAAAATGGCCTGGCTCAGTCCATGACTCCAGAATCTTTCGGGCCTCTGAAATCTATCAGTGCCTATCACAAG GTGAATTCTCTGGTGTGTTGCTGGGAGACAGGGGGTATGGCTGCCAGCCTTTTCTCCTGACACCTTTCACAGACCCCCAGGAAGCACAGCAGGCCTACAACCATGCCCATGCCAGGACCAGGGCCAGAGTTGAAATGACCTTTGGCCTCCTGAAGGCACGCTTTCACTGCCTTCACAAATTAAGGGTCAACCCTGTTAGGGCATGTGATATTACTGTGGCTTGTGCTGTCCTCCACAATGTGGCCTGCCTGAGGAAGGAGAGGGCCCCCAGAGTGCCACCAGCCATGGACTGGGACAATCCGGCAATCTTCCCTGATGACGACAGTGGTCGGCTGCTGAGGGACCAATATGTGTTGAATTATTTTAGTTAG